One Vairimorpha necatrix chromosome 7, complete sequence DNA segment encodes these proteins:
- a CDS encoding chromatin modification-related protein YNG2, producing the protein MNIFNSYDKIIENIQQIPLDVYLFVRRNRRLHLKVKKLTTKYNKILKMIYKGNVINNKEFATLNKKIQKHRMKLIDSSITLQNIIQNIFDKSGDILTEANEFVPLPEISIDNINRIVKAGKIKEKGKNYCICRQKAYDNMIACDDTRCKTKWFHFECAGITLPPKNTWVCFDCKKLKEREK; encoded by the coding sequence atgaacatttttaattcttacgataaaattattgaaaatatcCAGCAAATTCCTCTTGACGTGTATCTTTTCGTCAGAAGAAACAGACGACTTcatttaaaagtaaaaaaattaacaacaaaatacaataaaattcttaaaatgatttataaaggaaatgtaataaataataaagaatttgctactctaaataaaaagatccAAAAACATAGAATGAAGTTAATAGACTCGTCTATAACTctacaaaatattattcagaatatttttgataaatctGGCGATATTTTGACTGAAGCCAATGAATTTGTGCCTCTTCCAGAAATAAGTATAGACAATATTAATAGGATAGTTAAAGcaggaaaaataaaagaaaaaggaAAGAATTATTGTATCTGTAGACAGAAGGCATATGATAATATGATAGCATGTGATGACACAAGGTGTAAGACGAAATGGTTTCATTTTGAATGTGCTGGAATTACACTTCCTCCTAAAAATACGTGGGTGTGTTTTGACtgtaaaaaacttaaagagcgagaaaaatga
- a CDS encoding ribosomal RNA-processing protein 8 (RRP8), with amino-acid sequence MKFQEELENRLLGSKFRLLNDKLYKNKKVSENEMKEYFKYYEYQIKKWPCNPLDLIIKKITEKNKDFFIADLGCGSGKIRKNFKNVFSFDSFPVDSEITKADISKVPLEDKKVDVVVCCLSLMMDYISKVLLEVSRILKIDGIFYLAEVKSRISSVNFLCKQLESFGFKVLSCDTSNSHFVLIELKKVEDFSKKKIPKILLKPCSYKKR; translated from the coding sequence ATGAAATTTCAAGAAGAATTAGAAAACCGTTTACTTGGCAGTAAATTTAGATTATTAAATgacaaattatataaaaataagaaagtTAGTGAAAACGAGATGAAAgagtattttaaatattatgagtatcaaataaaaaaatggccATGTAATCCACtagatttaattattaaaaaaataacggaaaaaaataaagatttttttatagccGATTTGGGATGTGGATCTGGAAAAAttcgaaaaaattttaaaaatgttttttcttttgacTCGTTTCCAGTTGATTCTGAAATTACTAAAGCTGATATTTCTAAAGTTCCTttagaagataaaaaagttgATGTAGTAGTTTGTTGTTTAAGTTTAATGATGGATTACATTTCTAAAGTATTATTAGAAGTGtcaagaattttaaaaattgatggaattttttatttagcaGAAGTAAAAAGTCGAATTAGTAGTGTCAATTTTTTGTGTAAGCAGTTGGAGTCTTTTGGGTTTAAAGTTTTGAGTTGTGACACATCAAATTCACATTTTGTCTTAATTGAGCTTAAAAAAGTAGAAGATTTTAGTAAGAAGAAGATTCctaagattttattaaagcCATGTAgctacaaaaaaagataa
- a CDS encoding replication factor C subunit 5 (RFC5) yields the protein MLWLEKYKPREFNLMVGHNDIKNILEKYDLNSMPHLIIHGQQGSGKKTIALNFIHHLFGTISQPNLRNTQVSFGSKTIDVNFLESNEYIEISPADYNFQDKIIIQSIIKEMAQSRPVMSFFTNKKIPSIKVVIITSAEDLTQEAQAALRRTIEVYSECFRIILICSQISKIIEPIRSRCVFVRVKGYEDNEIKEHLKIISETEEFVLNDDETKEIIKSACGNMRKAVCLLELLQFKKNDDTSKRQKIDVSRIKVEWEVLLDEIVASIRRSQRSETMIEVRKKLFILINSCIPAKLILMELYKRFISKESEIIVGKIVDLALIYEERLKLGTKGIYHLEAFIIGCMCVFNKTM from the coding sequence ATGCTTTGGTTAGAGAAATACAAACCGCGTGAGTTTAATTTAATGGTCGGTCATAacgatattaaaaatatattagaaaaatatgacTTAAACTCTATGCCGCATTTGATTATACATGGACAACAGGGATCGGGAAAGAAGACAATAGCActaaattttattcatcATTTGTTTGGGACAATATCGCAGCCAAATTTGAGAAATACTCAAGTTTCTTTTGGTAGTAAAACGATagatgtaaattttttagagtCTAATGAATACATTGAAATATCACCAGCAGATTACAATTTCcaagataaaataattattcaatcaataataaaagaaatggCGCAGAGTCGACCTGTAATgtcattttttacaaataaaaaaattccatCTATTAAAGTTGTCATTATAACATCTGCAGAAGATCTGACGCAAGAGGCCCAAGCTGCGCTTCGTAGAACAATAGAAGTTTATTCGGAATGTTTTAGAATCATTTTAATATGCTCgcaaatttctaaaattattgaacCAATACGAAGTCGATGCGTATTCGTCAGAGTTAAAGGATATGAAGACAACGAGATAAAGGAAcacttaaaaataatttctgaAACTGAagaatttgttttaaatgaCGACGAgacaaaagaaataattaaatctGCATGTGGTAACATGAGAAAAGCTGTTTGTCTGCTCGAACtattacaatttaaaaaaaatgatgatACATCTAAAAGGCAGAAAATTGATGTCTCTCGTATAAAAGTCGAATGGGAAGTTTTACTTGACGAGATTGTCGCCTCAATTCGTCGTTCACAGAGAAGTGAAACAATGATAGAAGTTcgtaaaaaactttttattttaataaattcttgTATACCGGCGAAATTGATACTAATggaattatataaaagatttatatcAAAGGAATCAGAAATAATTGTCGGTAAAATAGTAGATTTGGCTCTAATCTATGAGGAAAGACTAAAATTGGGTACTAAAGGAATTTATCACCTAGAAGCATTTATTATTGGATGTATGTGTgtctttaataaaacaatgtga